In Candidatus Planktophila versatilis, the genomic window TGCACGGGTAGCCATGCGGGCGCGGAAGCCATGCTTCTTGGCGCGGCGACGCGTATTTGGCTGAAAGGTGCGCTTTGTCATGAGAACTCCAAAATGTTGAGGGCGCTTTAGCCCTAGCTGGTCATAAATACGGGGGAGGCAAGATGGCAAGGTTACGGGTGTGGATAGCCGCGGGTCAAACCAGCGA contains:
- the rpmH gene encoding 50S ribosomal protein L34, which produces MTKRTFQPNTRRRAKKHGFRARMATRAGRAVLSARRAKGRIKLSA